From a region of the Candidatus Rhabdochlamydia porcellionis genome:
- a CDS encoding OPT family oligopeptide transporter: MKNITEKAPREFTLRAILLGMLLGLVFAVGNAYLGLKIGTTVSASIPAAVLSMAILRTFCKKISILENNLVQTIASVGEGLAAGVIFTVPALFFLGERLSAWRIFILATLGGILGVLFMIPMRRYIIVHEHKRLPFPEGTACAQILQARDSSPKMAFFAFLGIILGAIHKCFSGAFQLLKETPKWVLPFFQKTEFSMDCTTALLGVGFIVGPRITSLLLWGGALGWWILIPLIQLFGSSQTVIFPATIPVTQMSAEEIWANYIRYIGAGAVAIGGLISLIKIAPIIRKTFSVGLTELFQRIPRKNIPRTDRDISLRWLIIGSLAIIITLWLFPGSVMNLTTIVLLSVLGFFFVAVTSLTVGIVGSTSNPVSGMTLTTLLLTCLIFVAIGWTERIYLIAALTMSVVVNIAIALAGTTSQDLKTGFLLGATPKWQQIAEIIGILLPALAIGTTLYLLDQAYGLGSAELPAPQATMMALIAKGVIQGNIPVTLILVGVLLGLSMELLRLPVLPFALGLYLPLSLSTAMMLGGVVSFFVKKREKTAHMTTASEKGILAASGLVAGDACTGVIIALLTVLGVIPAIEHPFFSNTISLSVFLLLAAGLGAICFYKRDKIS, encoded by the coding sequence ATGAAAAATATTACGGAAAAAGCACCTAGAGAATTCACTCTACGTGCCATCTTGCTAGGGATGCTACTTGGATTAGTCTTTGCAGTTGGTAATGCATATTTAGGTTTGAAAATCGGTACAACTGTCTCTGCTTCTATTCCAGCTGCTGTGTTATCTATGGCTATCTTACGCACTTTTTGCAAAAAAATATCTATTTTAGAAAACAACCTTGTACAAACCATCGCCTCTGTTGGAGAAGGACTGGCTGCTGGAGTAATTTTTACCGTTCCCGCACTCTTTTTTTTAGGAGAGCGTTTATCCGCTTGGCGCATTTTTATATTAGCTACATTAGGTGGAATTTTGGGTGTGTTGTTCATGATCCCCATGCGTCGTTACATTATTGTACATGAACATAAGAGGCTCCCTTTTCCAGAGGGAACTGCATGTGCTCAAATTCTACAGGCTAGAGATTCTTCTCCAAAAATGGCTTTTTTTGCCTTTTTAGGGATTATCTTAGGAGCTATTCATAAATGCTTTTCTGGAGCTTTTCAACTGCTAAAAGAAACTCCTAAATGGGTTCTACCTTTTTTTCAAAAAACAGAATTTAGTATGGATTGCACTACTGCATTACTTGGCGTAGGTTTCATCGTAGGTCCCCGTATTACCAGCTTGCTATTATGGGGAGGAGCTTTAGGATGGTGGATCCTCATTCCTTTAATCCAATTATTTGGCTCTAGCCAGACCGTTATTTTTCCAGCAACCATACCTGTTACACAAATGTCAGCTGAAGAGATTTGGGCAAATTATATTCGTTATATCGGCGCTGGTGCAGTAGCTATTGGAGGATTGATTAGTTTAATTAAGATTGCACCTATTATCCGTAAAACCTTCTCTGTTGGTTTAACAGAACTATTCCAAAGAATTCCTAGAAAAAACATACCAAGAACAGATCGGGATATTTCTCTTCGTTGGCTCATTATTGGATCTTTAGCCATTATTATCACTCTTTGGCTTTTTCCTGGATCTGTCATGAATTTAACGACTATCGTACTACTTTCTGTGCTAGGGTTTTTCTTTGTAGCAGTTACTTCACTAACAGTTGGTATAGTTGGAAGTACTTCTAATCCTGTTTCTGGCATGACCTTAACAACTCTTCTACTGACATGTTTAATTTTTGTCGCTATTGGTTGGACAGAGCGCATCTATTTGATTGCTGCATTAACCATGAGTGTAGTTGTCAATATTGCTATTGCTTTAGCAGGTACTACCTCTCAAGATCTAAAGACAGGTTTTTTACTTGGTGCAACTCCTAAATGGCAGCAGATTGCAGAGATTATCGGTATTCTCCTACCAGCTCTTGCCATTGGAACCACTCTATATTTATTAGATCAAGCCTATGGCTTAGGTTCTGCAGAGTTACCAGCTCCGCAAGCCACCATGATGGCTTTAATTGCAAAAGGAGTGATTCAAGGCAATATTCCTGTTACCTTAATTCTGGTGGGCGTACTTTTAGGTTTATCCATGGAATTACTTCGCTTACCTGTTTTGCCTTTTGCTTTAGGATTGTACTTACCCCTTTCTTTGAGCACAGCTATGATGTTGGGAGGAGTTGTTTCTTTTTTTGTGAAAAAAAGAGAAAAAACAGCACATATGACCACAGCTTCTGAAAAAGGTATATTAGCTGCTTCTGGTCTTGTAGCAGGAGATGCTTGTACAGGTGTGATCATCGCTCTGTTAACCGTACTTGGTGTTATCCCTGCAATAGAACATCCTTTTTTTTCTAACACAATTAGTTTAAGCGTTTTTCTTCTTCTTGCAGCAGGGCTTGGTGCCATTTGCTTTTATAAAAGAGACAAAATTTCTTGA
- a CDS encoding cation:dicarboxylate symporter family transporter: MFRKMPILLLAMILLILSIDRFIPVYLKQFIYSLSLSVKSLLIFILPILIFMLLFKTISQLSRTATKVIFFLLILLCCSNFLSTIISSQIGAIIYQLNLYIKMPTDQIALMPIWSLTLPKWIANDHAMFAGIFSGIFFSLFKPMLGLKISLYFEKAIQKMLNFLSFVIPIFISGFVMKLIHDQLIHTIIYDYSLIFILVAISQFIYIACIYLMANRFCLSSFLHTLKNMFPAALTGFSSMSSAAAMPLTIIGTEKNTKNLSLTRLSTPITVNTHLIGDCFAIPIFAFAVMKNFGIPEPTFFAYLLFALYFVIAKFSVAAIPGGGIIVMLPILESQLGFTTEMSSLITALYILFDPVITCANILGNGGFALVLNKLPVFSKLEKIK, from the coding sequence ATGTTTCGTAAAATGCCAATCCTACTTTTGGCAATGATTCTTCTTATTCTCTCTATCGATCGGTTTATTCCTGTTTATCTCAAGCAGTTTATCTATTCTTTGAGCCTGTCTGTAAAATCTTTACTTATTTTTATACTCCCTATCCTTATTTTCATGCTGCTATTTAAAACGATTTCTCAGCTATCACGTACCGCTACAAAAGTGATTTTTTTTCTTCTTATACTCCTTTGCTGTTCAAATTTTTTATCAACAATAATTAGTTCCCAGATAGGAGCCATTATCTATCAATTGAATCTTTACATTAAAATGCCAACAGATCAAATAGCTCTTATGCCTATTTGGTCGCTTACTCTGCCTAAATGGATTGCTAATGATCATGCGATGTTTGCAGGGATTTTCTCCGGAATATTCTTTTCTCTTTTTAAACCAATGCTTGGTTTAAAAATTTCGCTCTATTTTGAAAAAGCAATTCAAAAAATGCTTAATTTTCTTAGCTTTGTGATCCCTATCTTTATCTCCGGGTTTGTCATGAAGTTGATTCACGATCAGCTTATTCATACAATTATTTATGACTATTCTCTTATTTTCATATTGGTAGCTATTTCTCAATTTATCTATATCGCATGTATCTATTTGATGGCTAATCGCTTTTGTCTATCCTCTTTTTTACATACGCTTAAAAACATGTTCCCAGCCGCTCTTACGGGATTTAGCAGTATGTCAAGTGCTGCTGCCATGCCTTTAACAATCATAGGCACTGAAAAAAATACTAAAAACCTTTCTTTAACTCGTCTAAGTACTCCTATAACGGTAAATACGCACTTAATCGGAGACTGTTTTGCTATTCCTATTTTTGCTTTTGCAGTTATGAAAAACTTTGGCATTCCTGAACCCACTTTTTTTGCTTACCTATTATTTGCTCTTTACTTTGTCATAGCAAAGTTTTCTGTAGCAGCTATTCCAGGTGGAGGAATTATTGTCATGCTACCTATCTTAGAGAGTCAACTAGGATTTACCACAGAAATGTCTTCTTTAATAACTGCTTTGTATATCTTATTTGATCCTGTCATCACCTGTGCAAACATATTGGGAAATGGAGGATTTGCATTAGTGCTTAATAAACTACCTGTTTTTTCTAAACTAGAAAAAATAAAGTAA